One region of Hymenobacter sediminicola genomic DNA includes:
- a CDS encoding DUF4290 domain-containing protein: MPLPTLHKHELLQREYGQSTFQLVQGLRDIEDKAERTRRATQIVQLIFRLQPTLRDQPNSQEKVWNHLYEMADEDLDVDAPFELKGLSQLHQHPKPLPYPEKTLKLRAYGRGVELMVEKALTMEDPTEREQATITIGRTMKFLYRSHNKENAKDATILKHLKDLSGGQLTLDPAVVEAQGLFEMAAAPTSATTGRPAPFIVPQPRQEREGRRSGGGNGNRRDKQRRGGKKGRQEPQQPPQ, encoded by the coding sequence ATGCCCCTTCCTACCTTACATAAACACGAACTCCTGCAACGCGAGTACGGCCAAAGCACCTTCCAATTGGTGCAGGGCCTGCGCGACATTGAGGACAAGGCCGAGCGTACGCGCCGCGCCACGCAGATTGTGCAGCTTATTTTTCGACTGCAACCTACCCTGCGCGACCAGCCCAACTCGCAGGAGAAAGTCTGGAACCACCTCTACGAAATGGCCGATGAGGACTTGGACGTGGACGCACCTTTCGAGTTGAAAGGACTCAGCCAGCTGCACCAGCACCCAAAGCCTCTGCCCTACCCCGAGAAAACGCTGAAACTACGTGCCTATGGCCGTGGTGTAGAGCTTATGGTGGAGAAAGCACTGACCATGGAAGACCCCACGGAACGTGAGCAGGCCACCATCACCATCGGCCGCACCATGAAATTCCTGTACCGTTCCCACAACAAGGAAAACGCCAAGGACGCTACCATTCTCAAGCACTTGAAAGACCTTTCGGGAGGCCAGCTCACTCTTGATCCGGCTGTGGTGGAAGCCCAGGGACTGTTCGAAATGGCAGCCGCACCTACTTCGGCAACGACCGGGCGCCCGGCCCCATTTATTGTGCCACAGCCACGCCAGGAGCGCGAAGGTCGTCGTAGCGGTGGCGGCAATGGAAACCGGCGCGATAAACAGCGCCGGGGCGGCAAAAAAGGCCGTCAGGAACCACAACAACCTCCACAGTAA